TCTGACGACCCTTGCTCCCGCGGGTCCGCATCATATCAACGACCTTTACTACGCGGGCGGAGTTCCGGCGGTGCTGAAGGAGTTATCAAAGAAAAAACTCGTCCATCTGGATACGATTACCGTTAACGGCAACTCGTTGGAGCAGACGCTGAAGGATTTTGTCGCGTTTAATAAAAATACCGACGTTATCCGCCCGATCGAGTCTCCCGTGCACGCTTCCGGCGGGCTTGCGGTGCTTACCGGCAATCTTTGTCCCGACGGCGCTGTGGTGAAGCAGGCGGCGGTCGATCCGTCGATGATGAAGCATAGCGGCCCCGCGCGCGTCTTCAACAGCGAAGAAGAGGCGAATGAGGCGATTATGGGGAAAAAGATCAATAAAGGCGACGTGATCGTCATCCGTTACGAAGGCCCCAAGGGCGGGCCGGGTATGCGCGAGATGCTCAGCCCCACTTCCGCGATTGCGGGTATGGGGCTCGATAAGGACGTGGCGCTGATTACCGACGGGCGTTTCTCCGGCGCGACGCGCGGCGCGTCTATCGGGCATATTTCCCCCGAGGCGGCGTCCGGCGGATTAATCGGGCTGGTCGAGGAGGGCGATACAATCGAGATTGATATCGATAATAAAAAGCTTAACCTGAAAGTTGCCGATAATATTATCGAAGAGCGGCGTAAAAAATGGAAACCGCTCGAACCTAAGATAAAAACCGGATATGTCGCCCGTTACGCCGATATGGTCAGTTCCGCGAACCTCGGGGCGGTGTATCTTAAAAAATAACCGGATGGTTAAATGAAGAGATTTCCGGCCTATTTGATTGTCATTCTCGGTCTCTCGATTGTACCCGCGGGTTTATTCTCCGCAAGTAAGGCGTCGGACGCGTACTATCAGGCATACGACGCGATGAACGCTGGGAAATATGCCGAAGCCGCCGATTTATTCACGCAGGCCATTTCCCAGAAACCGGGGTTTACCGACGCATACTACGGGCGCGGGTTCTGCTACGAGCAGATGGGGAAATTTGCCGACGCGATGAACGATTATAAGAAAACCATCGAGCTCGACCCGAATCACGCGAAGGCTTATAATAACCTCGGCGTAGTATACTTCAAGCTCTATAACGATAAAGAGAACGCCGAGAAGAACTTCAAGAAGTCGATGGAGTTGTCCAAAACCAACTCGCTCGTCTATTTCAATCTGGGTTCCATCTATTATAATCAGAAGCGGTATGACGAGGCGATCAGGTTTTTTAACGAGGCTATCAAACTTCGTCCGGCGTATGTCGAGGCTCTTAATACGCGCGGGCTCTGTTATTTCTGGCAGAAGGACTACACTAAGGCGATCATGGATTTTTCAGCGGTGCTGGTGTCCGAGCCGAATAATCCCGCGGCTCTGGTAGGGCGCGCTATTTCGTGGGTATCGGTCAATAAATACACGGACGCGAAAAACGACGTCGACAAGGCGTTAGCGCTCGACCCGGGAAACCGTTACGCCCTCAACTGTATGGGCGCGATTTACCTCGAGTCGGATAGATTCGATACCGCGCTGGGGTATTTCAATTCCGCGCTCAGCCAGGATCCGAATTTCGACGACGCCCTTTTTAATCGCGCGCTGGTCTATTTCAACACCGGGAAGTACGATGACGCGCTATCCGATATGGACAGTCTGTCGCCCCTGATGAAACAGTCCGCGATTTACTACCAGCTCCGAAGCCGTATCTATTTCGAGAAGTCCGATTACGGGAAAGCCGCCGATGACGCGAAGAAGGCGTTGGAACTCGACG
Above is a window of Brevinematales bacterium DNA encoding:
- a CDS encoding tetratricopeptide repeat protein produces the protein MKRFPAYLIVILGLSIVPAGLFSASKASDAYYQAYDAMNAGKYAEAADLFTQAISQKPGFTDAYYGRGFCYEQMGKFADAMNDYKKTIELDPNHAKAYNNLGVVYFKLYNDKENAEKNFKKSMELSKTNSLVYFNLGSIYYNQKRYDEAIRFFNEAIKLRPAYVEALNTRGLCYFWQKDYTKAIMDFSAVLVSEPNNPAALVGRAISWVSVNKYTDAKNDVDKALALDPGNRYALNCMGAIYLESDRFDTALGYFNSALSQDPNFDDALFNRALVYFNTGKYDDALSDMDSLSPLMKQSAIYYQLRSRIYFEKSDYGKAADDAKKALELDGALTTPNYIQGLSAYFRNDYSGAAGYFTKYIEKIKDEKSSLNALYLRGLCYLKDKNYSGAVNDFGKAVDLNPKLIAGYLGLSDAYNMQGSANAAIGKLTLGLNANPGSGLLYYTRGNIYIDTGDYEKAGADFQKAFQLGIPGADKKSMEIQSYVEYLKTVTNTPGIQK